In a genomic window of Candidatus Eisenbacteria bacterium:
- a CDS encoding TonB family protein, with translation MPYGAPELKEVARKYMFRGVLIGSAAWLLLFLLSFGTTTFMRMRPHETKVVVVPYRELAAPPPLTDKPPPPQVAITQPVAPPSVAIPVPVPDAEAPPEQVIASQEELAQSAPGPATEGEQLVVAPPDDDALPKFGDYVYVEELPEVITRVPPVYPELARSAGIGGVVQLQALVGKDGKVKDVKVMKSDGQMLNDAAVNAVKQWVFKPALSNNKPVAVWVAVPVRFSLN, from the coding sequence CGGGGCGCCCGAGCTCAAGGAAGTCGCGCGGAAGTACATGTTCCGCGGGGTCCTCATCGGGAGCGCGGCCTGGCTGCTCCTCTTCCTGCTCTCGTTCGGGACCACGACGTTCATGCGCATGCGGCCTCACGAGACCAAGGTGGTGGTGGTCCCGTACCGCGAGCTCGCCGCTCCGCCTCCGCTCACCGACAAGCCGCCGCCGCCGCAAGTGGCGATCACGCAGCCGGTGGCGCCGCCTTCGGTCGCCATCCCGGTGCCCGTTCCCGATGCCGAAGCGCCTCCCGAGCAGGTGATCGCCTCGCAGGAGGAGCTGGCGCAGAGCGCTCCTGGTCCGGCGACGGAAGGCGAGCAGCTCGTGGTCGCACCGCCCGACGACGATGCGCTGCCGAAGTTCGGCGACTACGTCTACGTCGAGGAGCTGCCCGAGGTGATCACTCGCGTCCCTCCGGTCTACCCTGAGCTGGCCCGCTCAGCCGGCATCGGCGGCGTCGTCCAGCTCCAGGCTCTGGTCGGCAAGGACGGCAAGGTCAAGGACGTGAAGGTCATGAAGAGCGACGGCCAAATGCTGAACGACGCCGCGGTCAATGCGGTCAAGCAGTGGGTCTTCAAGCCCGCCCTCTCGAACAACAAGCCCGTGGCCGTCTGGGTGGCCGTCC